One window of the Trifolium pratense cultivar HEN17-A07 linkage group LG2, ARS_RC_1.1, whole genome shotgun sequence genome contains the following:
- the LOC123906507 gene encoding uncharacterized protein LOC123906507, which produces MASTSNVGASSAATVNEAPPSASAARVRVPPKNSAGNKTDPAWEYATSIDIKTRKVKCKLCDWQFTGSAFRIKHHLAGTNSNVRPCPNCPPEIRKKFLVITDGLQEKLLKKIHVDINIEGDADVEVGDGDAAGAKGKRKSQGELARKDMYKRGLTQAKQSTINGAYKKETREDACKDIALFFYNNAIPFNVARSDEYLKMFDNVTKHGIGFKPPSYHEIRVKYLDHYYGEISKVVAGYRADWEKYGCTIMTDGWTDRKRRTILNFLVHSPKGTVFLKSIDASDLTKTADKVFKMIDDVVEEVGEENVVQVVTDNAANYKAAGELLMQKRSNLYWTPCAAHCIDLMLEDFEKKIPLHKETIPKGKKITTYIYGRTSLICMLHRFTKNVDLIRPSLTRFATSYLTLGCLNDHRDELISMFKSNEWKTSKLAKSKDGIIVQKIVLNKMFWKNVLTCLRGAFPLIKVLRMVDSEEKAAMGYLYEEMDLAKENIKSSFNGVARSYTPLWNIIDQRWDKQLHRPLHAAGLYLNPKIRYAPGFVDDDEVTDGMYDCLLRLVDDPEKRAKVDYQLEDFKARKSNFANEFATFALGNKTLTQWWESYGNKHKELQWFALRVFSLTCSSSGCERNWSAFERVHTKKRNRLKQITMNKVVFVMVNSKLGKTKIKRKSANYEIEEINSEDEGEEWIENVEDEEDEGDDTSLDVGQDASIGDVLGDDLELPPIDEEDDDDVVEENEDEDGDLDDYQDVGLEDILNV; this is translated from the exons ATGGCTTCAACCTCAAATGTTGGAGCTTCTTCTGCTGCCACTGTTAATGAAGCTCCACCTTCTGCTTCTGCTGCCCGTGTTAGGGTTCCTCCTAAAAATTCAGCTGGAAACAAGACTGATCCAGCATGGGAATATGCTACATCGATTGATATAAAAACAAGAAAGGTGAAGTGTAAACTTTGTGACTGGCAATTCACAGGAAGTGCTTTCAGAATTAAGCATCATTTGGCTGGCACTAATAGTAATGTTAGGCCTTGTCCAAACTGTCCTCCGGAAATAAGGAAAAAGTTTTTGGTTATTACTGATGGCTTACAAGAGAAGTTGCTAAAAAAGATACATGTTGACATTAACATTGAAGGCGATGCTGATGTTGAGGTTGGTGATGGTGATGCTGCTGGTGCAAAGGGAAAAAGAAAGAGTCAAGGGGAGCTAGCAAGAAAGGATATGTACAAAAGAGGGCTGACACAAGCTAAACAAAGCACAATCAACGGTGCCTATAAGAAAGAAACCAGAGAAGATGCTTGTAAGGATATTGctcttttcttttacaataaTGCTATTCCTTTTAATGTTGCTAGGTCTGATGAGTACCTTAAGATGTTTGACAATGTTACAAAACATGGTATAGGGTTTAAACCACCTTCTTATCATGAAATTCGAGTTAAATATTTAGACCATTATTATGGAGAGATTAGTAAGGTAGTTGCTGGATATAGGGCAGATTGGGAGAAATATGGTTGCACAATAATGACGGATGGTTGGACAGATAGGAAGAGAAGAActatattgaatttcttggtacATAGTCCAAAGGGAACTGTATTTCTAAAGTCCATCGATGCATCCGATCTAACCAAGACTGCAGACAAAGTTTTCAAGATgattgatgatgttgttgaagAGGTTGGAGAGGAAAATGTTGTCCAAGTTGTTACGGACAATGCGGCGAATTACAAAGCAGCCGGGGAATTGTTAATGCAAAAAAGAAGTAACTTGTATTGGACACCATGTGCCGCGCATTGCATCGATTTGATGTTAGAAGATTTTGAGAAGAAGATCCCTCTCCACAAAGAAACAATTCCTAAGGGAAAGAAGATCACCACCTACATTTATGGTAGAACAAGTCTTATTTGTATGTTGCATAGGTTCACTAAAAATGTTGATTTGATTCGACCTTCATTGACCCGTTTTGCGACATCTTACTTGACATTGGGTTGTTTGAATGATCATCGAGATGAGTTGATATCTATGTTCAAATCAAATGAGTGGAAGACTAGCAAACTTGCTAAGAGTAAAGATGGGATTATTGTGCAAAAGATTGTTTTGAACAAAATGTTTTGGAAGAATGTTTTGACTTGTCTAAGAGGTGCTTTTCCACTTATTAAAGTGTTGCGCATGGTGGACTCGGAAGAGAAGGCAGCCATGGGGTATCTTTATGAAGAAATGGATCTTGCAAAAGAGAATATCAAATCAAGCTTTAATGGAGTTGCTAGAAG CTACACTCCTCTTTGGAATATAATTGATCAAAGGTGGGATAAGCAACTCCATAGGCCACTACATGCTGCAGGCCTTTATTTGAACCCCAAGATACGTTATGCTCCGGGATtcgttgatgatgatgaagttacGGATGGCATGTATGATTGTTTGCTTAGATTGGTGGATGATCCGGAAAAAAGAGCCAAAGTTGATTACCAACTTGAGGATTTCAAAGCGAGGAAATCAAACTTTGCTAATGAATTTGCTACATTTGCACTTGGAAATAAAACACTAACACAATGGTGGGAATCTTATGGAAATAAACATAAAGAATTGCAATGGTTCGCTTTGCGAGTATTTAGTTTGACATGTAGCTCATCGGGGTGTGAACGGAATTGGAGTGCTTTTGAAAGG GTTCACACTAAGAAGAGGAATCGCTTGAAGCAAATCACAATGAATAAGGTAGTTTTTGTGATGGTTAACTCAAAATTGGGAAAGACTAAGATTAAGAGAAAAAGTGCTAACTATGAGATTGAAGAAATTAATTCCGAAGATGAAGGGGAAGAATGGATTGAGAATGTGGAGGATGAGGAAGATGAAGGAGATGACACTTCACTTGATGTTGGACAAGATGCTAGTATCGGTgatgttcttggtgatgatttGGAACTTCCTCCcattgatgaagaagatgatgatgatgtcgTTGAAGAGAATGAGGATGAAGATGGTGATCTTGATGACTATCAAGATGTTGGATTGGAAGATATTTTAAATGTCTAG
- the LOC123906508 gene encoding zinc finger BED domain-containing protein RICESLEEPER 2-like, with product MGDLSETTEVFSSPPTVVQNRTTMRTPKSRKNRSAVWDDFTLDPESEKIAICDHCGKKLKYNGTSSMTSHLKTCKNNPNNESNKRQRSNPSSVNVEGQVSSSPLVPRFDQENLRYLLVKMFIGMELPFNKVENPYFQEFVNGLNPKFNLISRTTLARDTLLLWDVEKAKLKHFLAQHCHRVALTADTWTSIQNLCYMCVTAHFIDNNWTLQSRVLSFCQVTSHSEDVIANTIDNCLTDWGLNRVSTITLDNASSNDLGIKHLKKKLLSCNSLLLKGEYIHLRCCAHVLNLIVKEGLKDVDDSVLRIRGSVKYARASAYRFAKFKTAVERSNTEYKGLVCLDVETRWNSTYLMLDSALKHQKAFEMLEIQDPKYTEELVEKGKGVPTYMDWEEAQAILPFLKIFYDATLRISGSSYVASNMYMLEVFDIGSQINMMCQSDDVFLQGMALKMKKKYDRYWGKIEQLNMLLLISTVLDPRYKLRYVNWSISENFNLQEAKELKELLETNLYQLFAEYSGVGQGSQSGSQLSLGGKVDRYSYNRFLQSTGSSSAQTDLQKYLEESIESQFSDDFDILKWWKENSSRLPILAKMAKDLFAIPISTVPSESTFSLGGRVIDEHRSCLTPKTVEALICSYSCIKGSRKSSIIDSLIVEDYKELEKLEQEVAAMKVADACSAPVALDED from the exons ATGGGTGATTTATCTGAGACAACAGAGGTGTTCTCTTCTCCACCAACAGTTGTCCAGAATAGGACTACAATGCGAACACCAAAATCTCGTAAAAACAGATCTGCTGTTTGGGATGACTTCACGTTAGATCCTGAATCGGAAAAGATAGCTATATGTGACCATTGCGGTAAGAAGCTCAAGTATAATGGGACGAGTTCAATGACATCACATCTTAAGACTTGCAAGAATAATCCGAATAATGAATCTAACAAGAGGCAGAGAAGTAATCCATCCTCAGTGAATGTTGAAGGGCAGGTGAGTTCTTCCCCTTTGGTGCCTAggtttgatcaagagaattTGCGGTATTTACTTGTGAAGATGTTTATAGGCATGGAACTTCCTTTTAATAAAGTGGAGAATCCTTATTTCCAAGAATTTGTAAATGGCTTGAATCCAAAATTTAATCTTATATCACGTACTACACTTGCACGTGATACTTTGTTGTTATGGGATGTAGAAAAGGCGAAACTGAAACATTTTCTAGCCCAACACTGCCATAGAGTTGCCCTCACTGCCGATACATGGACATCTATccaaaatttatgttatatgtgTGTCACTGCTCACTTTATTGACAATAATTGGACCTTGCAGAGTAGAGTTTTAAGTTTTTGCCAAGTCACAAGCCACTCGGAAGATGTAATTGCAAACACTATTGACAATTGTTTGACTGATTGGGGACTTAATCGTGTCTCGACTATCACACTTGATAATGCGTCCTCAAATGATCTTGGAATTAAACATTTGAAGAAGAAGCTACTGTCTTGTAACAGCTTGCTTTTGAAGGGGGAATACATACATTTGCGTTGTTGTGCGCATGTCTTAAACCTCATTGTGAAGGAGGGGTTGAAAGATGTTGACGACTCTGTTTTGAGAATTCGAGGTTCAGTGAAATATGCAAGGGCTTCTGCCTATAGGTTTGCAAAATTCAAAACAGCTGTAGAACGTTCGAACACCGAGTACAAAGGTCTTGTGTGCCTTGATGTAGAAACAAGGTGGAATTCGACTTATTTAATGTTAGACTCAGCTTTAAAGCATCAAAAGGCTTTTGAAATGCTTGAAATTCAGGATCCCAAGTACACTGAGGAGCTAGTTGAAAAGGGGAAGGGTGTGCCCACATATATGGATTGGGAGGAAGCACAAGCGATTCTGCCGtttcttaaaatattttatgatgCTACACTTCGGATATCAGGTTCCTCTTATGTGGCCTCTAATATGTATATGTTAGAGGTATTTGATATTGGGTCTCAGATAAATATGATGTGTCAATCTGATGATGTATTCTTACAGGGCATGGCTCTAAAGATGAAAAAGAAATATGATAGGTATTGGGGAAAAATTGAGCAGTTGaacatgttgttgttgatttctaCAGTCTTAGACCCTAGGTACAAATTAAGGTATGTCAACTGGTCGATCagtgaaaattttaatttacaagAGGCAAAAGAATTAAAAGAATTGTTGGAAACTAATTTGTATCAACTCTTCGCGGAGTATAGTGGTGTGGGGCAAGGTTCTCAAAGTGGTTCACAATTGAGTTTAGGAGGTAAGGTAGATCGTTATAGTTACAACCGGTTTTTACAGTCCACTGGTTCGTCCTCTGCTCAAACTGATTTGCAAAAGTACCTCGAGGAATCTATAGAAAGTCAGTTTTCCGATGactttgatattttaaaatggtGGAAGGAAAACTCCAGCCGTCTTCCAATCCTTGCAAAGATGGCAAAAGACTTGTTTGCCATACCGATATCCACGGTACCATCTGAGTCTACTTTTAGTCTTGGAGGACGGGTGATTGATGAACATCGCAGTTGCCTCACACCAAAAACGGTGGAAGCTCTTATTTGTAGTTATAGCTGCATTAAAGGATCGCGTAAATCCTCAATAATTGATTCACTTATAGTTGAGGATTACAAGGAACTTGAGAAATTAGAGCAAG AAGTAGCTGCTATGAAAGTTGCTGATGCTTGTTCAGCCCCGGTTGCTCTCGATGAAGATTGA
- the LOC123906509 gene encoding UDP-N-acetylglucosamine--dolichyl-phosphate N-acetylglucosaminephosphotransferase-like, translated as MGRRKRLVSSSSSNPQQNNNRQPQQNNNPQQQSPDPPIAPPKWGFIFKLSLFSIPYFYLIFFRFSIDSELRRSIIINAGLSLAGFFVTVRMIPVVSKLLLKRGIYGYDINKKGTPSGKVKVPESLGIVVVTVFSVVVILSQSSNFTANSNRHAVYDTALECISFMTFLGFVDDVLDIPWRVKLVVPSIAALPLLMSYAGHTTIVIPKPLVPHIGIEILDLGWIYKLYMWLLAIFCTNSINIHAGLNGLEVGQTVVITYAILIHNIMQIGALTDPEYKLPHVFSIHLVQPLLATSLALFSYNWYPASVFVGDTYTFFAGMTMAVAGISGHFSETLLIFFLPQVLNFLLSLPQLSGYIPCPRHRLPRFDDQTGLLTGTNDGTLVNFFLRNLGPKSEKSLCIYLLVFQGIACGFGFLLRHFLAGWYK; from the exons ATGGGAAGACGAAAGAGACTCGtttcctcttcctcttccaaTCCTCAACAAAACAATAATCGTCAACCTCAACAAAACAATAATCCTCAACAACAATCACCAGACCCACCAATTGCACCTCCCAAATGGGGTTTTATTTTCAAGCTATCTCTCTTTTCCATTCCTTACTTTTACCTAATTTTCTTCCGTTTCTCTATTGATTCAGAGCTTCGAAGATCCATCATCATCAATGCTGGATTGAGTCTTGCAGGTTTCTTTGTTACTGTTAGGATGATCCCTGTTGTCTCTAAATTACTTCTTAAACGAGGTATCTATGGATATGATATTAACAAGAAGGGTACTCCTAGTGGAAAAGTTAAAGT GCCTGAGTCATTGGGGATAGTTGTTGTTACTGTCTTCTCTGTTGTGGTAATCTTATCTCAGTCTTCCAACTTCACAGCCAATTCCAAT CGGCATGCTGTGTACGATACTGCTTTAGAATGCATCAGTTTCATGACATTTCTTGGATTTGTCGACGATGTCCTTGATATCCCTTGGAGAGT AAAATTAGTAGTACCATCAATTGCTGCGCTACCTTTGTTAATGTCATATGCTGGACACACAACTATAGTTATACCAAAACCACTTGTCCCACATATTGGCATAGAGATTTTGGATCTTG GATGGATATATAAACTATATATGTGGCTATTGGCCATTTTCTGCACAAATTCGATCAATATACATGCTGGATTAAATGGCCTTGAAGTTGGACAAACGGTGGTTATCACATATGCT ATTCTGATACACAATATTATGCAAATTGGAGCATTAACTGATCCTGAATATAAGCTACCACACGTGTTCTCGATTCACTTAGTGCAGCCACTGCTAGCTACCTCTTTGGCTTTATTTTCGTACAATTG GTATCCTGCTTCAGTTTTTGTTGGTGATACGTATACATTCTTTGCAGGGATGACTATGGCTGTGGCTGGTATTTCAGGCCATTTTAG TGAAACACTCTTGATATTCTTCCTACCTCAAGTTTTGAACTTTCTCTTGTCACTGCCCCAG CTTTCTGGCTACATTCCATGTCCTCGTCATCGTCTGCCAAG GTTTGATGATCAAACTGGACTATTGACTGGAACAAACGACGGAACACTTGTTAACTTCTTTCTAAGAAATTTAGGCCCGAAATCTGAAAAGTCGCTATGTATATATCTTCTTGTTTTCCAG gGTATTGCATGCGGTTTCGGTTTCCTGCTGAGGCATTTCCTTGCTGGTTGGTACAAATGA